One Cottoperca gobio chromosome 23, fCotGob3.1, whole genome shotgun sequence genomic region harbors:
- the LOC115028229 gene encoding fibulin-1-like isoform X2 gives MGSLLARAAPFHHVSLKPEIQPPTVQECCQDGRDRALAGQDCTILPLITFSHTCRITQEQCCAAAVGDGLCDKGVKMAKEQGACELPVFMGEPWETKISKMCCDCCVLGLMIDSKGSSCELQGLMLERQCAYTAKTCCGINTTEETNTNARAPVTEKPVASVTTKPPERADSCRDSSCSQLCVGNGTCACLGGYQLQRDGVHCEDSNECLTGSHNCVSGQVCINTEGSFRCQRESSCGTGYELKDDNNCQDIDECTLGSHNCGPDFLCTNTAGSFRCYPKERCSDGFIQDAIGSCIDVNECVLHTSPCLPSQTCINTAGSYSCRRNTVNCGRGYHLIEDGTRCEDVDECRAGNVCGGHGCINLVGTYRCECRTGFIFDSITKLCEDVNECRHYPMQLCAHKCENTEGSYQCSCTTGFKLSQGGRNCEDVNECEANPCSQECANVYGSYQCYCRRGYQLSDIDGITCEDIDECALPIGGHVCSFRCSNAPGSFYCTCPPTGYTLAYNGRTCQDIDECAAGIHTCSVTESCFNVQGGFRCLSFPCPQNFRQVSPGSEASVNVRCIKACQPNNVSCSLNPVHLITHTSLSLPTFRDFSQPEEIVFLWTTTAANPALPGGTNVFFDILAADDEFSFDVEKRSQQGMIMGVVRQVKPIIGPRDLALEVAMNYVKSGVISHRNVVMIHVFISEFWF, from the exons ATGGGTTCTTTATTGGCCCGTGCTGCACCCTTCCACCACGTTTCATTAAAACCGG AGATTCAGCCTCCTACTGTACAAGAGTGCTGTCAGGATGGAAGGGATCGGGCCCTGGCAGGACAAGACTGTACAATCCTCCCCCTCATCACGTTCTCCCACACCTGCAG GATCACTCAGGAGCAGtgctgtgcagcagcagtaggAGACGGACTCTGTGACAAAGGCGTCAAGATGGCCAAAGAGCAAGGGGCCTGTGAGCTGCCCGTCTTCATGGGAGAACCCTGGGAAACCAAAATCTCTAAA ATGTGTTGTGACTGCTGTGTGCTCGGCTTGATGATAGACAGCAAAGGTTCGAGCTGCGAGCTCCAGGGTTTGATGCTGGAGAGACAGTGTGCGTACACGGCTAAAACCTGCTGTGGCATAAACACAACGGAGGAAACCAACACGAATGCTCGCG CACCAGTGACAGAGAAGCCTGTGGCCAGCGTTACCACCAAGCCTCCAGAGAGAGCGGACAGCTGTAGAG ACTCCAGTTGCTCCCAGTTGTGTGTAGGTAATGGAACATGTGCATGCCTGGGTGGTTATCAATTGCAAAGGGATGGAGTGCATTGTGAGG ATTCTAACGAGTGTTTGACTGGCAGTCACAACTGCGTCTCAGGCCAAGTTTGCATTAATACAGAGGGTTCCTTTCGCTGTCAGAGGGAATCCAGCTGTGGCACCGGGTACGAACTCAAAGACGATAACAATTGCCAAG ACATAGATGAGTGTACTTTGGGGTCCCATAACTGTGGACCAGACTTTCTGTGCACCAACACAGCAGGCTCGTTCCGCTGCTACCCAAAGGAGAGGTGCTCAGACGGTTTCATTCAGGACGCCATCGGCAGCTGTATCG ATGTGAACGAGTGTGTGCTCCATACCAGTCCATGCCTGCCCAGCCAGACTTGTATCAACACAGCGGGCTCCTACTCTTGTCGCAGGAATACAGTCAACTGTGGACGAGGCTATCATCTCATTGAGGACGGCACGCGTTGTGAAG ATGTGGATGAGTGTCGTGCAGGGAATGTCTGTGGCGGCCATGGTTGTATCAACCTAGTTGGCACGTACCGCTGTGAATGCAGAACTGGCTTCATCTTCGACAGTATCACCAAACTGTGTGAAG ACGTCAATGAGTGCAGGCATTATCCCATGCAACTCTGCGCCCACAAGTGTGAGAACACAGAGGGGTCTTACCAGTGCAGCTGCACCACTGGCTTCAAACTGTCCCAAGGCGGCCGAAACTGTGAAG ATGTCAATGAGTGTGAAGCCAACCCTTGCAGCCAGGAGTGTGCGAATGTCTATGGCTCATACCAGTGCTACTGTCGCCGTGGTTACCAGCTGAGTGACATCGATGGGATAACATGTGAAG ATATTGATGAGTGTGCTCTGCCTATTGGAGGTCATGTGTGTTCTTTCCGCTGCTCCAACGCTCCAGGAAGTTTTTACTGTACCTGCCCACCCACAGGCTACACACTCGCATACAATGGACGCACGTGTCAAG acattGATGAATGTGCAGCGGGGATCCATACCTGTTCTGTGACTGAAAGCTGCTTCAACGTCCAGGGAGGATTCCGCTGTCTGTCCTTCCCATGTCCTCAAAACTTCCGGCAAGTCTCACCGGG AAGTGAAGCTTCAGTCAATGTGCGATGTATTAAGGCCTGCCAACCCAACAACGTCAGCTGCAGTCTCAACCCTGTGCACCTCATCACccacacctccctctctctgccaaCCTTCAGAGACTTCAGTCAACCAGAGG AAATAGTTTTCCTGTGGACAACTACGGCGGCTAACCCTGCTCTGCCCGGTGGTACCAATGTTTTCTTTGACATCCTGGCTGCAGATGATGAGTTCTCTTTTGACGTGGAGAAGCGCTCCCAGCAGGGCATGATTATGG GTGTGGTTCGTCAGGTGAAACCCATCATTGGCCCCAGGGACCTTGCGTTGGAGGTGGCTATGAACTATGTCAAGTCAGGGGTTATTTCCCATCGCAATGTTGTCATGATCCATGTTTTCATCTCTGAGTTCTGGTTCTGA
- the LOC115028229 gene encoding fibulin-1-like isoform X1 yields the protein MAQWTILLLSLYGVLHGQEIQPPTVQECCQDGRDRALAGQDCTILPLITFSHTCRITQEQCCAAAVGDGLCDKGVKMAKEQGACELPVFMGEPWETKISKMCCDCCVLGLMIDSKGSSCELQGLMLERQCAYTAKTCCGINTTEETNTNARAPVTEKPVASVTTKPPERADSCRDSSCSQLCVGNGTCACLGGYQLQRDGVHCEDSNECLTGSHNCVSGQVCINTEGSFRCQRESSCGTGYELKDDNNCQDIDECTLGSHNCGPDFLCTNTAGSFRCYPKERCSDGFIQDAIGSCIDVNECVLHTSPCLPSQTCINTAGSYSCRRNTVNCGRGYHLIEDGTRCEDVDECRAGNVCGGHGCINLVGTYRCECRTGFIFDSITKLCEDVNECRHYPMQLCAHKCENTEGSYQCSCTTGFKLSQGGRNCEDVNECEANPCSQECANVYGSYQCYCRRGYQLSDIDGITCEDIDECALPIGGHVCSFRCSNAPGSFYCTCPPTGYTLAYNGRTCQDIDECAAGIHTCSVTESCFNVQGGFRCLSFPCPQNFRQVSPGSEASVNVRCIKACQPNNVSCSLNPVHLITHTSLSLPTFRDFSQPEEIVFLWTTTAANPALPGGTNVFFDILAADDEFSFDVEKRSQQGMIMGVVRQVKPIIGPRDLALEVAMNYVKSGVISHRNVVMIHVFISEFWF from the exons ATGGCACAGTGGACAATACTGTTGTTGTCTTTATACGGAGTTCTGCATGGACAAG AGATTCAGCCTCCTACTGTACAAGAGTGCTGTCAGGATGGAAGGGATCGGGCCCTGGCAGGACAAGACTGTACAATCCTCCCCCTCATCACGTTCTCCCACACCTGCAG GATCACTCAGGAGCAGtgctgtgcagcagcagtaggAGACGGACTCTGTGACAAAGGCGTCAAGATGGCCAAAGAGCAAGGGGCCTGTGAGCTGCCCGTCTTCATGGGAGAACCCTGGGAAACCAAAATCTCTAAA ATGTGTTGTGACTGCTGTGTGCTCGGCTTGATGATAGACAGCAAAGGTTCGAGCTGCGAGCTCCAGGGTTTGATGCTGGAGAGACAGTGTGCGTACACGGCTAAAACCTGCTGTGGCATAAACACAACGGAGGAAACCAACACGAATGCTCGCG CACCAGTGACAGAGAAGCCTGTGGCCAGCGTTACCACCAAGCCTCCAGAGAGAGCGGACAGCTGTAGAG ACTCCAGTTGCTCCCAGTTGTGTGTAGGTAATGGAACATGTGCATGCCTGGGTGGTTATCAATTGCAAAGGGATGGAGTGCATTGTGAGG ATTCTAACGAGTGTTTGACTGGCAGTCACAACTGCGTCTCAGGCCAAGTTTGCATTAATACAGAGGGTTCCTTTCGCTGTCAGAGGGAATCCAGCTGTGGCACCGGGTACGAACTCAAAGACGATAACAATTGCCAAG ACATAGATGAGTGTACTTTGGGGTCCCATAACTGTGGACCAGACTTTCTGTGCACCAACACAGCAGGCTCGTTCCGCTGCTACCCAAAGGAGAGGTGCTCAGACGGTTTCATTCAGGACGCCATCGGCAGCTGTATCG ATGTGAACGAGTGTGTGCTCCATACCAGTCCATGCCTGCCCAGCCAGACTTGTATCAACACAGCGGGCTCCTACTCTTGTCGCAGGAATACAGTCAACTGTGGACGAGGCTATCATCTCATTGAGGACGGCACGCGTTGTGAAG ATGTGGATGAGTGTCGTGCAGGGAATGTCTGTGGCGGCCATGGTTGTATCAACCTAGTTGGCACGTACCGCTGTGAATGCAGAACTGGCTTCATCTTCGACAGTATCACCAAACTGTGTGAAG ACGTCAATGAGTGCAGGCATTATCCCATGCAACTCTGCGCCCACAAGTGTGAGAACACAGAGGGGTCTTACCAGTGCAGCTGCACCACTGGCTTCAAACTGTCCCAAGGCGGCCGAAACTGTGAAG ATGTCAATGAGTGTGAAGCCAACCCTTGCAGCCAGGAGTGTGCGAATGTCTATGGCTCATACCAGTGCTACTGTCGCCGTGGTTACCAGCTGAGTGACATCGATGGGATAACATGTGAAG ATATTGATGAGTGTGCTCTGCCTATTGGAGGTCATGTGTGTTCTTTCCGCTGCTCCAACGCTCCAGGAAGTTTTTACTGTACCTGCCCACCCACAGGCTACACACTCGCATACAATGGACGCACGTGTCAAG acattGATGAATGTGCAGCGGGGATCCATACCTGTTCTGTGACTGAAAGCTGCTTCAACGTCCAGGGAGGATTCCGCTGTCTGTCCTTCCCATGTCCTCAAAACTTCCGGCAAGTCTCACCGGG AAGTGAAGCTTCAGTCAATGTGCGATGTATTAAGGCCTGCCAACCCAACAACGTCAGCTGCAGTCTCAACCCTGTGCACCTCATCACccacacctccctctctctgccaaCCTTCAGAGACTTCAGTCAACCAGAGG AAATAGTTTTCCTGTGGACAACTACGGCGGCTAACCCTGCTCTGCCCGGTGGTACCAATGTTTTCTTTGACATCCTGGCTGCAGATGATGAGTTCTCTTTTGACGTGGAGAAGCGCTCCCAGCAGGGCATGATTATGG GTGTGGTTCGTCAGGTGAAACCCATCATTGGCCCCAGGGACCTTGCGTTGGAGGTGGCTATGAACTATGTCAAGTCAGGGGTTATTTCCCATCGCAATGTTGTCATGATCCATGTTTTCATCTCTGAGTTCTGGTTCTGA